One Deinococcus psychrotolerans genomic window carries:
- a CDS encoding IS6 family transposase yields the protein MNNPKPYRHRFPMTIIQHAVWLYHRFPLSYRDVQELLHQRSIQVSHETIREWCIKFGSLFAADLRHREPRRGSRWYLDEMCTTVDGVRHWLWRAVDEYGFVLDILLQRHRDTEAAKTFLTRLLCEYDVPEVIHTDQLRSYGAAIREIPSLADVDHQEVISTAKCNNVIEQEHRSTRRQERSQQGFRRRKCAQEFLSLHARMTNLHHHSRTSVCAAVRKSNQKRAFQMWSTVAAGVA from the coding sequence ATGAACAACCCGAAGCCCTACCGCCACCGGTTCCCCATGACCATCATTCAACACGCTGTCTGGCTGTACCACCGCTTCCCACTCAGCTACAGAGACGTTCAAGAATTGCTGCACCAGCGCAGCATCCAGGTTAGCCACGAGACAATCCGCGAATGGTGTATCAAGTTCGGTTCTCTCTTCGCGGCAGACCTTCGTCACCGTGAACCCCGCCGGGGTTCGCGGTGGTATCTGGATGAGATGTGCACGACGGTGGATGGCGTTCGACACTGGCTTTGGAGGGCTGTGGACGAATACGGCTTCGTACTCGACATCTTGCTCCAGCGACACCGAGACACGGAGGCGGCAAAGACCTTCCTGACAAGGTTATTGTGTGAATATGACGTCCCAGAGGTCATTCATACCGATCAGCTGCGCAGTTACGGGGCGGCCATCCGGGAGATCCCGAGCCTGGCCGACGTGGATCACCAAGAGGTGATCTCCACCGCCAAGTGTAACAACGTTATTGAGCAGGAACATCGATCCACACGACGACAAGAGCGCAGTCAGCAGGGGTTCAGACGACGAAAATGCGCTCAGGAATTCCTGAGTTTGCACGCCCGGATGACTAATCTCCACCATCATTCCCGCACCAGTGTTTGCGCCGCAGTGAGAAAAAGCAATCAGAAACGGGCGTTCCAGATGTGGTCAACCGTCGCGGCAGGGGTGGCCTGA
- a CDS encoding GGDEF domain-containing protein: protein MLVVALTNATNGIVISANVKGRPIVYCNPAFEQLTGYTRSEIVGHNCRFLQGEGTDPEAIHQMRTAFDAGAATELVVLNYKKSGMPFWNALNIGPIHNAQGTLTHFIGVQTDVTERIDLQKQLEQRAFTDVLTGLPNRAQFMHELERELGLVDRQGHLALGFVDLDDFKSVNDSYGHKAGDELLIQVAARLRGVVRGADLVARLAGDEFVLLLRQTASRDVLERIGSRTLAAFQRPFVLDAATVTVHASLGFVQHVAGEHAAALLERADRCMYAAKHQGKNSFVTD from the coding sequence ATGCTCGTCGTCGCGCTGACCAACGCCACCAATGGAATTGTCATCAGTGCCAACGTCAAGGGACGCCCCATTGTCTACTGCAACCCGGCGTTTGAACAGCTGACCGGCTACACCCGCAGCGAAATCGTAGGCCACAACTGCCGCTTCCTTCAGGGTGAGGGCACCGATCCTGAGGCCATCCATCAGATGAGGACGGCCTTCGACGCCGGAGCAGCGACTGAACTCGTGGTTCTGAATTACAAGAAAAGCGGAATGCCCTTCTGGAATGCCCTCAATATCGGACCGATCCACAATGCCCAAGGAACCTTGACGCATTTCATCGGTGTTCAGACCGACGTGACCGAACGCATCGACCTTCAAAAGCAACTGGAGCAACGCGCCTTCACCGATGTGCTCACCGGCCTGCCCAACCGGGCGCAGTTCATGCATGAGCTGGAACGCGAGCTTGGTCTGGTCGACCGGCAAGGTCACCTCGCGCTGGGCTTCGTGGATCTGGACGATTTCAAGTCAGTCAATGACTCTTACGGTCACAAGGCCGGAGATGAATTGCTGATCCAGGTGGCTGCACGCTTGAGGGGCGTCGTCCGGGGAGCCGATCTGGTCGCGCGGCTGGCCGGGGACGAGTTCGTGCTGCTGCTAAGGCAAACCGCGTCCCGAGATGTTCTTGAACGGATCGGATCCCGCACGCTGGCCGCGTTTCAGCGGCCATTCGTGCTGGACGCCGCGACCGTGACCGTCCACGCCAGTCTCGGTTTCGTCCAGCACGTCGCTGGCGAGCATGCAGCTGCCTTGCTGGAACGTGCGGACCGCTGCATGTACGCTGCCAAACACCAGGGGAAAAACAGTTTCGTGACGGATTGA
- a CDS encoding putative bifunctional diguanylate cyclase/phosphodiesterase, with amino-acid sequence MTPEHSSPEARALRSEAERRLFSLKPLETWEGWQAAALIHELRVQQAEIELQNEELGHSVTALEFERQHYRTLYKHAPSAYFTLNAAGDILDVNLAGSQLLDFQRGQLLTRPFGLFIAPEQRAEFRDVLDALKQVHSSRTHLFTLERRGGARLEVQLQGLTLPTSVRDQPGVLIALMDITPLSQAQAHLEHLNATLEERVSQGTQTLLDLNARLHHQASHDFLTGLPNRAAFADALEGALDSLHQHGRDFAVLFFDIDHFKVINDSLGHPVGDQVLIELSRRLHGMTRPEDHLSRLGGDEFAVLLHNVTDPSSVSSVIARLDAAVQEPFVLEGQELRLTVSVGILLVRDGYHTAQEVISDVDLALYQAKRGGKARSAVFVSSMREEARERLELEAQLRLALERRELVVHYQPIVALASGQVLGLEALVRWQHPQRGLLLPGVFIPLAEELELVGQIDRWVLMEAQREAAHWHLDRTGVQPLWMNVNVSARQLEQIRQVTDQLTEHACPAAWRVLIEITERVLTSHEASDPATLNALRLAQVELVLDDFGMGFSSLSALHRFPVRMLKIDRSFVAALGENARLIRATVLIGEALGLTVVAEGVETQAHQQNLLELGIKVAQGWLFSAALPPEEIEAYLRANAALTS; translated from the coding sequence GTGACGCCGGAGCATTCCTCTCCTGAAGCGCGTGCGCTGCGGAGCGAGGCCGAGCGCCGCCTGTTCAGCCTGAAGCCGCTCGAAACCTGGGAAGGCTGGCAAGCCGCAGCGCTCATTCATGAATTGCGCGTCCAGCAGGCCGAGATCGAGTTGCAAAACGAAGAGCTTGGGCACAGCGTCACCGCCCTCGAATTTGAACGCCAGCACTACCGCACCCTGTATAAACACGCGCCCTCCGCCTACTTCACTCTGAACGCCGCTGGAGACATTCTGGACGTCAACCTGGCAGGCAGTCAGCTGCTCGACTTTCAGCGGGGTCAGCTTCTCACGCGGCCCTTTGGTCTGTTCATCGCTCCAGAGCAGCGGGCCGAGTTCAGGGACGTTCTGGATGCTTTGAAGCAGGTTCACTCCTCGCGGACACACCTGTTCACACTCGAGCGGCGGGGCGGCGCACGCCTTGAGGTGCAGCTTCAGGGACTGACCCTGCCCACCTCGGTGCGTGATCAGCCCGGCGTCCTGATCGCGCTGATGGACATCACGCCCCTCTCGCAGGCTCAAGCCCACCTGGAACACCTGAATGCCACGCTCGAAGAGCGGGTGAGCCAGGGTACCCAGACACTGCTCGACCTCAATGCCCGCTTACACCACCAGGCCAGTCACGATTTCCTGACTGGCCTGCCCAACCGGGCGGCCTTCGCGGACGCACTCGAAGGCGCACTGGACAGCCTGCACCAGCATGGTCGGGATTTTGCCGTGCTGTTCTTCGATATCGACCACTTCAAGGTCATCAATGACAGCCTGGGCCACCCGGTTGGGGATCAGGTGCTCATTGAACTTTCCAGGCGTCTGCACGGGATGACCCGGCCCGAGGATCACCTGTCCCGGCTGGGAGGGGACGAGTTCGCTGTCCTGCTGCACAACGTCACCGACCCGAGCAGCGTCTCCAGCGTTATCGCCCGGCTGGACGCGGCGGTGCAGGAACCGTTCGTGCTGGAGGGCCAGGAGCTGCGCTTGACGGTCAGCGTTGGCATTCTGCTGGTGAGGGACGGCTACCACACGGCCCAGGAGGTCATCAGCGATGTGGATCTGGCCCTGTATCAAGCCAAACGGGGCGGGAAAGCCAGGTCAGCCGTGTTCGTGTCCTCCATGCGGGAGGAAGCCAGGGAACGGCTGGAACTCGAAGCCCAGTTGCGACTTGCCCTGGAGCGCCGTGAACTGGTCGTGCATTACCAGCCGATCGTGGCGCTGGCCAGCGGTCAGGTGCTGGGCCTCGAAGCCCTGGTGCGCTGGCAGCATCCGCAGCGGGGCCTGCTGCTGCCCGGCGTGTTCATCCCGCTGGCCGAGGAGCTGGAGTTGGTCGGCCAGATCGACCGCTGGGTGTTGATGGAGGCCCAGCGTGAGGCCGCGCACTGGCACCTGGACCGAACTGGAGTCCAGCCGCTCTGGATGAACGTCAACGTCTCAGCCCGTCAGTTGGAGCAGATTCGCCAGGTCACGGATCAGCTCACGGAGCACGCCTGCCCAGCCGCGTGGCGGGTGCTGATCGAGATCACCGAACGGGTCCTGACCTCCCACGAGGCCAGCGACCCGGCCACCCTGAACGCCCTGCGTCTGGCCCAGGTGGAACTGGTGCTCGACGACTTTGGGATGGGATTTTCGTCACTCAGCGCCCTGCACCGCTTTCCGGTGAGGATGCTCAAGATCGACCGCTCCTTTGTGGCGGCGCTTGGCGAGAACGCTCGCCTGATCCGGGCCACCGTGCTGATCGGCGAGGCGCTGGGACTGACGGTGGTGGCCGAGGGCGTCGAAACGCAGGCGCACCAGCAGAACCTGCTGGAACTCGGAATCAAGGTCGCCCAGGGCTGGCTGTTCTCGGCTGCGCTGCCTCCCGAAGAGATTGAGGCGTATTTGCGGGCGAATGCCGCGCTCACCAGCTGA
- a CDS encoding sensor histidine kinase gives MLTFDDLQQRFNHQEQELHIHQAELEQQNEVLRQINLELEQARNRYADLFEFAPVGYVVCDQGGLIQQINQTGCLQLGAAGGDLVGRQFSLFIGDGQHVAFAELLRSALQSAEDAEHHRMDVRMPRQGGHAWDALLECTGLAGPSTRLVRLALTDITALKTAQRETERRTRQTEQLSEELQTFLHSMTHDLSAPMRQVSGFAELLGRTLQAPDEHSARLLKDLLRAASRMNELMTSLTLFFRTGQPFSRHQTVDLNRLVDQVFAELGPERAGRQVRLTHDALPTLQADPLSLQMIFGNLLSNAVKFTRPCPEARIHVGVQEQEGTFLFSVRDNGVGFDARQSGRMFGVFERLHSERDFEGQGLGLALARRIVQRLQGRIWAESVAGAGSVFWVQLPRELVAVPGGSEVSW, from the coding sequence TTGCTTACATTTGATGACCTCCAGCAGCGCTTCAATCATCAGGAACAGGAACTGCATATTCACCAGGCCGAGCTGGAACAGCAAAACGAGGTGCTGCGGCAGATCAATCTGGAGCTGGAGCAGGCCCGCAACCGCTACGCCGACCTGTTTGAATTCGCGCCGGTGGGCTATGTGGTCTGTGACCAGGGCGGCCTGATCCAGCAGATCAACCAGACTGGGTGCCTGCAACTGGGTGCCGCGGGCGGCGACTTGGTGGGGCGGCAGTTCTCACTCTTCATCGGGGACGGCCAGCACGTCGCCTTCGCCGAACTGCTCCGCAGCGCACTTCAATCAGCTGAAGACGCCGAACATCACCGGATGGACGTCAGGATGCCTCGCCAGGGTGGTCACGCCTGGGACGCGCTGCTGGAATGTACCGGGCTGGCGGGGCCGTCGACTCGCCTGGTCCGGCTGGCCCTCACGGACATCACAGCGCTGAAAACGGCGCAGCGCGAGACCGAGCGGCGCACCCGGCAGACCGAGCAACTCAGTGAGGAATTGCAGACCTTCCTGCATTCCATGACGCACGACCTGAGCGCCCCCATGCGGCAGGTGAGCGGGTTCGCCGAGTTGCTGGGCCGGACCCTCCAGGCCCCCGATGAGCACAGCGCCCGTCTTCTAAAGGATCTGCTGCGAGCGGCCTCACGTATGAATGAGCTGATGACCTCGCTGACCCTCTTTTTCCGGACGGGCCAGCCGTTCAGCCGTCACCAGACCGTGGACCTCAACCGGCTGGTCGATCAGGTGTTTGCCGAACTGGGGCCTGAGCGGGCGGGTCGGCAGGTAAGACTCACCCACGACGCTCTGCCCACCCTTCAGGCCGATCCGCTGAGCTTGCAGATGATTTTTGGCAACCTGCTCTCGAACGCCGTCAAATTTACCCGTCCCTGCCCCGAGGCCCGGATTCATGTGGGTGTGCAGGAGCAGGAGGGGACATTTTTATTCAGCGTCCGCGACAACGGTGTGGGCTTTGATGCCCGGCAGTCTGGGCGGATGTTCGGCGTGTTTGAGCGGCTGCACAGCGAACGGGACTTCGAGGGTCAGGGCTTGGGACTGGCGCTGGCCCGGCGGATCGTGCAGCGCTTGCAGGGCCGGATCTGGGCGGAGAGTGTGGCGGGCGCGGGTTCAGTGTTCTGGGTGCAGCTGCCCCGCGAACTGGTGGCTGTGCCGGGTGGTTCAGAAGTCAGCTGGTGA
- a CDS encoding chemotaxis protein CheB yields MLPFRLVVIGASAGGLPPLTALAAGLPADFPAAICIVMHIPAYAPSYLAEILGRAGPLPASQPANGDPILPGRIYCASPDHHLLIENGQFNVTKGPKENRVRPAVDTLFRSAAYSEGPNVIGVVLSGLLDDGTSGLWTIKHFGGVAVVQDPQDAEYDSMPKSAVSQVKVDHTVCANDLAALLIQLVAAPMKEPGETMASDEDRQRVEVEVSIASSAHAFRKGVMAFGKVTPQTCPECGGILVEIKEGGFTRYRCHTGHAYTGDSLLVSVTEAIENKLWRTMRALEEASMLLENTSQNFAAAGNTWLAQEYSRKAAEMEARTRLIFQDIVDNRSLSAEQLDHDVSKER; encoded by the coding sequence ATGCTTCCTTTTCGACTGGTGGTCATCGGTGCCTCTGCGGGCGGCCTGCCGCCACTGACCGCCCTGGCTGCCGGGTTGCCCGCCGACTTCCCGGCGGCCATCTGCATCGTCATGCACATCCCAGCTTACGCCCCCAGCTACCTCGCAGAGATTCTGGGCCGGGCTGGGCCGCTGCCAGCGTCACAGCCTGCTAATGGCGACCCAATTCTGCCGGGGCGGATTTACTGCGCGTCCCCGGATCACCACCTGCTCATCGAGAATGGCCAGTTCAACGTGACCAAGGGTCCCAAGGAGAACCGTGTTCGTCCCGCCGTCGATACGCTGTTCCGCTCGGCGGCGTACAGCGAGGGTCCCAACGTGATCGGCGTGGTGCTCTCTGGACTGCTCGACGACGGCACCTCGGGGCTGTGGACCATCAAGCACTTCGGCGGCGTGGCTGTGGTGCAAGATCCCCAGGACGCCGAGTACGACTCGATGCCGAAGAGCGCCGTCAGTCAGGTCAAGGTGGACCACACGGTGTGTGCGAACGACCTCGCGGCGTTACTGATTCAACTTGTCGCTGCGCCGATGAAGGAGCCCGGGGAGACCATGGCCAGTGACGAAGACCGCCAGCGGGTGGAGGTCGAGGTCAGCATTGCCAGCAGTGCCCACGCCTTCCGCAAAGGGGTGATGGCCTTCGGGAAGGTCACGCCGCAGACCTGTCCGGAATGCGGAGGCATTCTGGTGGAGATCAAGGAAGGGGGATTCACCCGTTACCGCTGCCACACCGGCCACGCCTACACCGGGGACAGCTTGCTGGTGAGCGTCACCGAGGCCATCGAGAATAAACTGTGGCGCACCATGCGGGCGCTGGAGGAAGCCAGTATGCTGCTGGAGAACACCAGCCAGAACTTCGCGGCGGCTGGGAATACCTGGCTGGCCCAGGAATACAGCCGCAAAGCCGCAGAGATGGAGGCCCGCACGCGACTGATCTTCCAGGACATCGTGGATAACAGGAGCTTGAGTGCCGAGCAGCTCGACCACGACGTGAGCAAGGAGCGGTGA